A region from the Brachyspira hampsonii genome encodes:
- a CDS encoding methyl-accepting chemotaxis protein: MKINNLSFRIPFIISITFILCMFIIVLIITIVSSNSIEDTAIKGLRVAAKSYSDMIDLYFSEKRLVMDLYSKDPNLSRYLVNPTEENKLAAEESLKEFTREVSDTQVFYNYSLVNFDANIILDSIGGKLLHINYGKNSSDWTRFRDTGYDFAGRDLIQPSSANPLNAICVIWKGVKDENGKVVGVLNSSINWMKFISDYITPSQLGRTGSITIIDKNKNIIAHNDTNKLYIYESNIIGTSAYERKPETIREREDKFFQYVLDNKEGILEYVDDNNVSEISLFNPINNTPWYLIVSYSQDEIYGDKNKLTKIVIIIAIVMSVIICFIGKLIARSIILPLNMVVDEADNISNGHIANNNNISCSTRKDEIGVLMCSFYNMKLALMNAVNTANSIAADTKNKAGEISSKNNKLHAETENNSYKMQETSNITNNIGDSVLETTNYANELINIMKDANNSIDMADNSISEAADNANSVSEASNKIKDITKVIENIAFQTNILALNASVEAARAGENGRGFSVVANEVRNLAQSTSGSVKDISSLIEESQKRIELAAKSTNQSKELFNDMKGKLEKAYSLLSNFSSALKLQKDGIDSISSHILNMEDISRNNTELAEDVSEISEELEELSIKLEEAMSFFKIKDDVK, from the coding sequence ATGAAAATAAATAATCTTTCCTTTAGAATACCTTTTATAATTTCAATTACTTTTATATTATGCATGTTTATTATAGTTCTTATAATTACAATAGTAAGTTCTAATTCTATAGAAGATACGGCGATAAAAGGACTTAGAGTTGCGGCTAAATCGTATTCTGATATGATTGATTTATATTTTTCAGAAAAACGCTTGGTTATGGATTTATATTCTAAAGACCCAAATCTTTCAAGATATTTAGTCAATCCAACAGAAGAAAATAAATTGGCAGCGGAAGAATCATTAAAGGAATTTACTAGAGAGGTTTCAGATACACAGGTTTTTTATAATTATTCTCTTGTAAATTTTGATGCTAATATAATACTCGATTCTATAGGCGGAAAACTGCTTCATATAAACTATGGAAAAAATTCATCTGATTGGACTAGATTTAGAGATACAGGATATGATTTTGCCGGAAGAGATTTAATTCAGCCTTCTTCAGCCAATCCTCTTAATGCTATATGTGTTATATGGAAAGGTGTTAAAGATGAAAATGGAAAGGTTGTAGGGGTTTTGAATAGTTCTATTAATTGGATGAAGTTTATATCAGATTATATTACCCCAAGTCAATTAGGACGAACAGGCTCTATAACTATTATAGATAAGAATAAAAACATAATAGCACATAATGATACAAATAAACTATACATATATGAAAGTAATATAATAGGTACATCAGCTTATGAGAGAAAGCCTGAAACTATAAGAGAAAGAGAGGATAAATTTTTTCAGTATGTTTTGGATAATAAAGAAGGTATTTTGGAATATGTAGATGATAATAATGTGTCAGAAATATCTTTATTCAATCCTATAAATAATACTCCTTGGTATCTTATAGTAAGCTACAGTCAAGATGAAATTTACGGAGATAAGAATAAACTAACAAAAATAGTTATAATTATAGCCATTGTTATGTCTGTTATAATTTGTTTTATTGGTAAATTGATAGCGAGATCTATAATTTTGCCTTTAAATATGGTTGTAGATGAAGCTGATAATATATCTAATGGTCATATAGCTAATAATAATAATATTTCATGCAGTACTAGAAAAGATGAAATAGGGGTACTTATGTGCAGCTTTTATAATATGAAATTAGCATTAATGAATGCTGTTAATACTGCCAATAGTATTGCAGCAGATACAAAAAATAAAGCCGGAGAGATATCATCAAAGAATAATAAGCTGCATGCTGAAACAGAAAATAATTCTTATAAAATGCAGGAAACTTCAAACATAACTAATAATATAGGGGATTCTGTATTAGAAACTACTAATTATGCTAATGAACTTATTAATATAATGAAAGATGCTAATAATTCCATAGATATGGCTGACAACAGTATTTCTGAAGCTGCAGATAATGCTAATTCAGTAAGTGAAGCTAGTAATAAAATAAAAGATATTACAAAGGTAATAGAAAATATTGCTTTTCAAACAAATATATTAGCTTTAAATGCATCTGTAGAAGCAGCAAGGGCTGGTGAAAATGGAAGAGGTTTTTCTGTTGTAGCAAATGAAGTTAGAAATTTAGCACAAAGCACATCAGGTTCAGTTAAAGATATATCCTCTCTTATAGAGGAGAGTCAGAAGCGTATAGAATTAGCGGCTAAGTCTACGAATCAATCTAAGGAATTATTCAATGATATGAAAGGAAAGCTAGAAAAAGCCTATTCTTTACTTTCCAATTTCAGCAGTGCCTTAAAACTGCAGAAAGATGGTATAGATTCCATTAGTTCTCATATACTAAATATGGAAGATATTTCAAGAAATAATACTGAATTGGCAGAAGATGTAAGTGAAATTTCTGAAGAATTAGAGGAATTATCTATAAAGTTGGAAGAAGCTATGTCATTTTTCAAAATCAAAGATGATGTTAAGTGA
- a CDS encoding ankyrin repeat domain-containing protein, with amino-acid sequence MFTNKEKIEFFNAIEDGNIQHIKYLLNKNNYININIFGIAKILIEHKNNKNVASEKDAEIDFKNKEGYTPLMIASYKGNADIVKLLLEYNASVDMTNNYNYTALIYACIYGKADVVKILLEHKANMYIETTLENNYLTALMMACSENHTEIVRILLENGYDPNYKNQKGETALIYYALMKNNKPSRETIKILLEYGADINAKDNRGFTALIWASYAGKTDFVRALLENNADTEIKNNDEESTALIYACESINIDMVKALLEYNASPNVQDKWGRTPLIIACDYRSYDIAKILLEHNADINLSDNRKETPLMYSVNGHNIEIAELLLKYNPDLTLKNNYEETALDIAHNKNIYQEKMVKLILDASSKEIKFLYAVIENKIDDVLKYISEGVDINNAVYGKYGFNALLLASRSHYEEIIKILLEHNADVNFRSYLNNTALEYISNNDNNFDIAEEFIKRGADVNAMDNDGITPLMCAASYNAEKILNLLIENNADINIQTKLGSSALILAAMHNHINIVKILIENKADVFARDAYGRRALYYAGRNENCDMFNIFKSYHDKEYKRNSKFLNSVSYGEIEKVLKYISKGIDVNFQDDFGDTPLTLVEKRKIAKILLDNNADINKRGKNGYTPLMAAVKKEHVKLAEFFIKNNADINMTDPEGNTALVIAAQKKNAYIFELLLKNGADLSINKDIELMIVCNDEMESIFEKYSK; translated from the coding sequence ATGTTTACAAATAAAGAAAAAATTGAATTTTTCAATGCTATAGAAGACGGCAATATTCAGCATATAAAATATTTATTAAACAAAAATAATTATATAAATATAAATATTTTTGGAATAGCAAAAATATTAATTGAACATAAAAATAATAAAAATGTTGCTTCAGAAAAAGATGCTGAAATTGATTTTAAGAATAAAGAGGGATATACTCCCTTAATGATTGCTTCTTACAAAGGAAATGCTGATATAGTAAAACTTTTATTAGAGTATAATGCTTCTGTAGATATGACTAACAATTATAATTATACTGCTTTGATATATGCATGTATTTATGGCAAAGCAGATGTGGTAAAAATTCTTCTTGAACATAAAGCTAATATGTATATAGAGACTACATTAGAAAATAATTATTTAACTGCATTGATGATGGCCTGCAGTGAAAATCATACTGAAATAGTGAGAATATTACTTGAAAATGGATATGACCCTAATTATAAAAATCAAAAAGGAGAAACAGCATTAATATATTATGCCTTAATGAAAAATAATAAACCTAGTAGAGAAACAATAAAAATATTATTAGAGTATGGAGCAGATATAAACGCAAAGGACAATAGAGGCTTTACAGCATTAATATGGGCTTCTTATGCTGGAAAAACTGATTTTGTAAGAGCTTTATTAGAGAATAATGCTGATACAGAAATAAAAAATAATGATGAAGAAAGTACCGCATTAATATATGCATGTGAAAGTATAAATATTGATATGGTTAAAGCTTTACTTGAATATAATGCAAGTCCTAATGTACAAGATAAATGGGGCAGAACTCCTTTGATAATTGCATGTGATTATCGTTCTTATGATATAGCAAAAATATTGTTAGAGCATAATGCTGATATTAATTTATCAGATAATAGAAAAGAAACCCCTCTGATGTATAGTGTAAATGGACATAATATAGAGATTGCTGAGCTTCTTTTGAAATATAATCCTGATTTGACATTAAAAAATAACTATGAAGAAACTGCATTAGATATAGCACATAATAAAAATATTTATCAAGAGAAAATGGTAAAATTAATATTAGATGCTTCATCCAAAGAAATAAAATTTTTATATGCAGTTATTGAAAATAAAATAGATGATGTTTTGAAATATATTTCTGAAGGAGTTGATATTAATAATGCTGTATACGGGAAATATGGATTTAATGCATTACTTTTAGCTTCACGCAGTCATTATGAAGAAATAATAAAAATATTATTAGAACATAATGCTGATGTTAATTTTAGAAGTTATTTAAATAATACAGCTTTAGAATATATTTCTAATAATGACAATAATTTTGATATAGCAGAGGAGTTTATAAAAAGAGGAGCAGATGTAAATGCTATGGATAATGATGGTATTACTCCTTTAATGTGTGCTGCTTCTTATAATGCTGAAAAAATATTAAACTTATTAATAGAAAATAATGCTGATATTAATATTCAAACTAAATTAGGTTCTAGTGCTTTAATTCTTGCTGCTATGCATAATCATATTAATATAGTAAAAATTTTAATAGAAAATAAAGCTGATGTATTTGCAAGAGATGCTTATGGAAGAAGAGCATTATATTATGCTGGCAGAAATGAAAATTGTGATATGTTTAACATTTTTAAAAGTTATCATGATAAAGAATATAAGAGAAACTCCAAATTTCTTAATAGCGTTTCATACGGAGAAATTGAAAAAGTATTAAAATACATATCAAAAGGAATAGATGTTAACTTTCAAGATGATTTTGGAGATACGCCTTTAACTCTTGTTGAAAAGAGAAAAATTGCAAAAATATTATTAGATAATAATGCAGATATTAATAAAAGAGGAAAAAACGGATATACCCCTCTAATGGCTGCTGTTAAGAAAGAACATGTAAAACTTGCAGAGTTTTTTATAAAAAATAATGCTGATATTAATATGACAGACCCTGAAGGAAATACGGCATTAGTTATAGCAGCTCAAAAGAAAAATGCTTACATATTTGAACTTTTACTAAAAAATGGAGCGGATCTATCTATAAATAAAGATATAGAGTTGATGATAGTTTGCAATGATGAAATGGAAAGCATATTTGAAAAATACAGCAAGTGA
- a CDS encoding flagellin — protein sequence MVINNNISAINAQRTLKFRQVDLKKDAAQISSGMRINQAGDDASGLAVSEKMRTQIRGLRMAERNTQDGISFIQTTEGYLEETTNILQRIRELAIQAANGIYTDEDRLYVQIEVSQLVDEIDRVASQAQFNKLNMLTGRFARSTGENTPTASMWLHIGANMDERKRVYIGTMNSQALGLKNPVGPAVTATFISVSSPAKANSVIGMVDEALLKVLKQRSDLGAYQNRLEMTAQGLMVGYENMQASESRIRDTDMAEASVKLAKDQILNQANLSMLAQANQLPQGALRLLQ from the coding sequence ATGGTTATCAACAATAATATAAGTGCTATAAACGCACAACGCACTTTAAAATTCCGCCAAGTAGATCTTAAAAAAGATGCAGCTCAAATTTCTAGCGGTATGAGAATCAACCAAGCTGGAGACGATGCTAGCGGATTAGCAGTATCTGAAAAAATGAGAACTCAGATCCGCGGTTTGCGTATGGCTGAAAGAAATACTCAAGACGGTATATCTTTCATTCAAACTACTGAAGGATACTTAGAAGAAACTACTAACATTCTTCAAAGAATTCGTGAATTAGCTATACAAGCTGCTAATGGTATCTATACTGACGAAGACAGACTTTATGTACAAATCGAAGTTTCTCAGTTAGTAGACGAAATCGACAGAGTTGCTTCTCAAGCTCAATTCAACAAGCTTAACATGTTAACTGGAAGATTCGCTAGATCTACAGGTGAAAACACTCCTACAGCTTCTATGTGGTTGCACATCGGTGCTAATATGGACGAAAGAAAACGCGTTTATATCGGTACTATGAACAGCCAAGCTCTTGGACTTAAAAACCCAGTAGGACCTGCTGTTACAGCTACATTCATCAGCGTTTCTAGCCCAGCTAAAGCTAACTCTGTAATTGGTATGGTAGACGAAGCTCTTCTTAAAGTATTAAAACAAAGATCTGACTTAGGTGCTTATCAAAACAGATTAGAAATGACAGCTCAAGGCTTAATGGTTGGATACGAAAACATGCAGGCTTCTGAAAGCAGAATTCGTGATACAGATATGGCTGAAGCATCAGTTAAACTTGCTAAAGACCAAATTCTTAACCAAGCTAACTTGTCTATGCTTGCTCAAGCCAATCAGTTACCACAAGGTGCTCTTAGATTATTACAATAA
- a CDS encoding sigma-70 family RNA polymerase sigma factor — translation MCNLCSKYDTCKKLCNDVLKEINKSLGTRKVNLDRTDSRESILTNDDLDNILYTNALTDSEYSRVSNLIIAILTPKQKRIMKLFAEGMSQEELAKSLNVTQSAVSQYLSAIKREISKQFNMVINI, via the coding sequence ATGTGTAACTTATGTTCTAAATATGACACCTGTAAAAAACTTTGTAATGATGTGTTAAAAGAGATTAATAAGAGTTTAGGTACTAGGAAAGTTAATTTAGATAGAACGGACAGCAGGGAAAGCATATTAACGAATGATGATCTGGATAATATACTTTATACAAATGCTTTAACAGACAGTGAATACAGCAGGGTTTCAAATTTAATAATAGCTATACTTACGCCAAAACAAAAAAGAATAATGAAATTATTTGCAGAGGGAATGAGTCAGGAGGAGCTTGCAAAATCACTTAATGTAACTCAGTCGGCAGTATCTCAATACTTAAGTGCTATAAAAAGAGAGATATCAAAACAGTTTAATATGGTAATAAATATATAA
- the rpoD gene encoding RNA polymerase sigma factor RpoD, which produces MMTEEDCDLLIKNNEKIRKLLEKGNANKYLTFKEINGAIDNMDTDVMDILFQLLAARKIVIVEDKREFESLSKNQNKIDDAAKFIHVEDKVGNNDDPIRLYLKEIGKVSLLTHDDEVDYSKKIESGESEIESIILNTHLVVGEVLNTIKNVQIGKVSIHEILEPPRIYNVSTQEKRKLERKYKNFEKEYVVLAEKYIALDKRIKKITTQKTIKALTKEQQEVKDSIVKLLTKVRLNRMEIDRIAEKLKFYLHRINQIEEYFEKLKKRYYKEISDFENYYKEIESGNKDIYIRLVDDFNITPEAIEAVITSFHKAQVRMADIYDEVRIDKETLVEWVRKIDSSRRKIAQAKDHIVKANLRLVIAIAKKYVNRGLHFFDLVQEGNIGLIKAVDKFEYKKGYKFSTYATWWIRQAITRSISDQARTIRVPVHMIEQINKVQRVLRQYMQQHGREPSIQEIAKALSWPESRVKSVRNVAKDPVSLNAPIGDEEDTILGELIEDKEFESPQNITTFKILRKQIDSILDSLPDREQKVIRMRFGLVDGYSHTLEEVGYVFKVTRERIRQIEAKAIRRLRAQSKKKELKDFLDS; this is translated from the coding sequence ATGATGACAGAAGAAGATTGCGATCTTTTGATTAAAAATAATGAAAAGATTAGAAAATTACTTGAAAAAGGAAATGCAAATAAATATCTTACATTTAAGGAGATTAACGGTGCCATTGATAATATGGATACTGATGTAATGGATATACTTTTTCAATTATTAGCTGCAAGAAAAATTGTTATCGTTGAAGACAAAAGAGAGTTTGAAAGCCTTTCTAAAAATCAAAATAAAATTGATGATGCTGCTAAATTCATACATGTTGAGGATAAGGTTGGAAATAATGATGATCCTATAAGGCTATATCTTAAAGAAATTGGAAAGGTTAGTCTGCTTACTCATGATGATGAGGTAGATTATTCAAAGAAGATTGAATCTGGAGAATCTGAAATTGAAAGTATAATCTTAAATACTCATCTTGTAGTAGGGGAAGTATTAAATACTATTAAAAATGTACAGATAGGAAAAGTTTCTATACATGAAATATTAGAACCTCCTAGGATATATAATGTTTCTACTCAAGAAAAGAGAAAATTAGAGAGAAAGTATAAAAACTTTGAAAAAGAGTATGTAGTATTGGCTGAGAAATACATTGCTTTAGATAAAAGAATAAAGAAAATTACAACTCAAAAGACTATTAAAGCTCTCACTAAGGAACAGCAGGAAGTTAAAGATAGTATAGTAAAGCTTTTAACTAAAGTAAGATTAAACAGAATGGAAATAGACAGAATAGCTGAAAAATTAAAGTTCTATTTGCATAGAATAAATCAGATAGAAGAGTATTTTGAAAAACTTAAAAAAAGATACTATAAAGAAATATCTGATTTTGAAAATTATTACAAAGAGATAGAATCCGGTAATAAAGATATATATATAAGACTTGTAGATGACTTTAATATTACTCCTGAAGCTATAGAGGCTGTTATAACTAGCTTTCATAAGGCACAGGTTCGTATGGCTGATATTTATGATGAAGTTCGTATTGATAAAGAGACTTTGGTTGAATGGGTTCGTAAAATAGATTCATCAAGAAGAAAGATTGCTCAGGCTAAAGATCATATTGTTAAGGCTAATTTAAGACTTGTTATTGCTATTGCCAAAAAGTATGTTAATAGAGGGCTTCATTTCTTTGATTTAGTTCAGGAAGGTAATATCGGACTTATCAAGGCTGTAGATAAATTTGAATACAAAAAAGGATATAAATTTTCTACTTATGCTACTTGGTGGATTCGTCAGGCTATTACCCGTTCTATAAGTGATCAGGCTAGAACTATAAGAGTACCTGTTCATATGATAGAACAAATCAACAAAGTTCAAAGGGTCTTAAGACAGTATATGCAGCAGCATGGCAGAGAGCCTTCTATTCAGGAAATAGCAAAGGCTTTAAGCTGGCCTGAAAGCAGAGTTAAAAGTGTAAGAAATGTTGCGAAAGATCCTGTTTCTCTAAACGCTCCAATAGGTGATGAAGAAGATACCATTTTGGGTGAGTTAATAGAGGATAAGGAATTTGAAAGTCCTCAGAACATTACAACTTTCAAAATATTGAGAAAACAGATTGATTCAATACTTGACAGTCTCCCTGACAGAGAACAAAAGGTTATAAGAATGCGTTTCGGTCTTGTTGATGGTTATTCTCATACTCTTGAAGAAGTTGGATATGTATTCAAAGTTACTAGAGAGCGTATAAGACAGATAGAAGCTAAGGCTATAAGAAGATTAAGGGCTCAGTCAAAGAAAAAAGAATTAAAAGATTTTCTTGATTCTTAA
- the dnaG gene encoding DNA primase — protein sequence MDNLFIEKLNNLLSKVSLIDILSDRYKVIHRGGSQYTVQCPFHKDGQETNPSMSVDDSKGVYQCFTCGAKGNVITYLKEKENKSFKEAVQYLGNRFSVDVSGFFSAKTTQKDKIYLESRRINRIACNFFGKSLFLKDKNGDYFYKDAEKYLKSRKIPFSIIKEFRIGYAPPSWNALMNALIENKITVNNMNILGLVSVSRNNPNHYYDTFVNRIMFPIINEREEIVGFGGRSIDGKEPKYLNSKESLIFKKKSSLYGINIAKSYIMKQDEVILVEGYMDTIACHKMGIKNVVGTLGTAITEEHAREIKKYTKNVVLALDSDEAGIKAAKSAVITLLKSDLKLTILCIKETKDLDEFFTVYSRSRFDILHNNKLNWYDFVIDSELKKDIFSLSITEKLDIINGFYKYLDAVKSETEKQMIISYIASKLNVDREAFNKDYLNTYNANQHSSFIKNDKKLKNIDNKFYYENSLIYLLALNPSLIKEAEREISVDLIKKDITREFYIRLLTLNKYASVEDALNVLGNEHIAKQILSKQKLYSENIYEKLEELIIKIKSGCIDTEKKELLENNSKGILKSDNDEAMYETVRRINLLNKQKEKLHQGSDL from the coding sequence GTGGATAATTTATTTATTGAAAAATTAAATAATCTATTGTCTAAGGTATCTTTAATTGACATATTAAGTGATAGATATAAAGTAATACATAGAGGCGGAAGTCAATATACTGTACAATGCCCTTTTCATAAAGACGGACAGGAAACTAATCCTTCTATGTCGGTTGATGATTCTAAAGGCGTGTATCAATGTTTTACATGCGGGGCTAAAGGTAATGTTATTACATACCTTAAAGAAAAAGAGAATAAATCATTCAAAGAGGCTGTGCAGTATTTAGGCAATAGATTTTCAGTTGATGTAAGCGGATTTTTCTCTGCTAAAACTACGCAAAAAGATAAAATATATTTAGAAAGCAGAAGAATTAACAGAATAGCATGCAACTTTTTTGGCAAAAGCCTGTTTTTAAAAGATAAGAATGGTGATTATTTCTATAAAGATGCTGAAAAATACTTGAAATCAAGAAAAATACCATTTTCTATTATAAAAGAGTTTAGAATAGGGTATGCACCTCCTAGTTGGAATGCTTTAATGAATGCATTAATAGAGAATAAAATTACAGTAAATAATATGAATATATTGGGTTTGGTTAGCGTAAGCAGGAATAACCCTAATCATTATTACGACACATTTGTTAATAGAATAATGTTTCCAATAATAAATGAACGCGAGGAGATAGTAGGTTTCGGGGGAAGAAGTATAGATGGTAAAGAGCCTAAATATCTAAATTCTAAAGAAAGCCTGATATTTAAAAAGAAATCTTCATTATATGGAATAAATATTGCTAAATCATACATAATGAAGCAGGATGAAGTAATATTAGTTGAAGGCTATATGGATACTATAGCATGCCATAAAATGGGGATAAAAAATGTTGTTGGTACTTTGGGTACGGCAATTACAGAGGAGCATGCAAGAGAAATAAAAAAATACACTAAAAATGTGGTGCTTGCTTTAGATAGCGATGAAGCTGGTATAAAAGCTGCTAAATCTGCTGTAATTACATTGTTAAAGTCTGATTTAAAATTGACTATTTTATGTATAAAAGAAACTAAAGATTTAGATGAATTTTTTACGGTTTATAGCAGAAGCCGGTTTGATATATTACATAATAATAAACTAAATTGGTATGATTTTGTTATAGATAGTGAGCTAAAAAAAGATATTTTTTCCTTATCTATAACAGAAAAATTAGATATTATTAATGGTTTTTATAAATATTTAGATGCTGTAAAAAGTGAAACAGAGAAACAAATGATAATTTCATATATAGCTTCTAAACTTAATGTTGATAGAGAAGCTTTTAACAAGGACTATTTAAATACATATAATGCAAATCAGCATTCTTCCTTTATAAAAAATGATAAAAAATTAAAAAACATAGATAATAAATTTTATTACGAAAATAGTTTAATATATTTACTTGCTCTGAATCCTTCTTTAATTAAAGAGGCTGAAAGAGAAATTAGTGTAGATCTTATTAAAAAAGATATAACAAGGGAATTTTATATAAGACTCTTAACTCTTAATAAATATGCAAGTGTTGAAGATGCTCTTAATGTATTAGGAAATGAGCATATAGCCAAGCAGATTTTGAGCAAGCAAAAATTATATAGTGAAAATATATATGAAAAACTGGAGGAGCTTATTATTAAAATTAAAAGCGGCTGCATAGATACCGAAAAAAAAGAACTGCTTGAAAATAATTCAAAAGGCATTCTTAAAAGTGATAATGATGAGGCTATGTATGAGACAGTTCGCAGAATAAATTTACTTAATAAGCAAAAAGAAAAATTACATCAAGGAAGTGATTTATGA
- a CDS encoding NUDIX domain-containing protein produces MQEYTNDNFTNALKIKEHIKYQFKYCPYCGEKDSFIFNDIKIFQCSKCKRTYFTNPASAVGVVIETPNGIVFVERKFEPRKGYIDMPGGFCEPYEMVEETAVREVFEETNIKLNDIHFFMSGANEYIYDGIMYVTADIFFYSKLDYIPDAAANDDASKVIFIKREDINFEKIAFESAKEAFSYYINNF; encoded by the coding sequence ATGCAAGAATATACTAATGATAATTTTACAAATGCTTTAAAAATAAAAGAACATATTAAATATCAATTTAAATATTGTCCTTATTGCGGAGAAAAAGATTCCTTTATTTTTAATGATATAAAAATTTTTCAATGCTCAAAATGTAAAAGAACATATTTTACTAATCCGGCATCAGCTGTAGGAGTTGTAATAGAAACTCCAAATGGAATAGTATTCGTTGAAAGGAAATTTGAACCTAGAAAAGGTTATATAGATATGCCGGGAGGTTTTTGCGAGCCTTATGAAATGGTTGAAGAGACTGCTGTTAGGGAAGTTTTTGAAGAAACAAATATAAAATTAAATGATATACATTTTTTTATGAGCGGGGCTAATGAATATATATATGATGGTATTATGTATGTTACAGCAGATATATTCTTTTATTCAAAATTAGATTATATCCCAGATGCTGCTGCGAATGATGATGCTTCAAAAGTTATTTTTATAAAAAGAGAAGATATTAATTTTGAAAAAATAGCTTTTGAATCTGCCAAAGAGGCTTTTTCTTATTATATTAACAATTTTTAA
- the lepB gene encoding signal peptidase I produces MTNKKQILEIILASLSAVLIAGFIRIFFFDTYIVTNKSMEPTFFEGDQILLLKKNFVFNRIKNFDVVVFNYNDTNLVKRVIGIEGDKVEIKDGGLYLNDNLIEHEYYIFSSEDDGLYILGNNQYFVLGDNIKVSEDSRYFGLVDEKDIKGQVILIFSPKKRFQLFNNIFHHNNISE; encoded by the coding sequence ATGACGAATAAAAAACAAATTTTAGAGATAATATTAGCTTCATTAAGTGCTGTTTTGATAGCCGGATTTATTAGAATATTCTTCTTTGATACATATATTGTTACTAATAAATCTATGGAGCCTACTTTTTTTGAGGGAGATCAGATACTGCTTTTAAAAAAGAATTTTGTATTTAATAGAATTAAAAATTTTGATGTTGTCGTATTCAATTATAATGATACAAATCTTGTAAAAAGAGTTATAGGAATAGAGGGCGATAAAGTAGAAATAAAAGACGGCGGACTTTATTTAAATGACAATCTTATAGAACATGAATATTATATATTTTCAAGCGAAGATGACGGACTATATATTTTAGGAAATAATCAGTATTTCGTTTTGGGAGATAATATAAAGGTAAGTGAAGACAGCAGATATTTTGGGCTTGTAGATGAAAAAGATATAAAAGGACAGGTTATACTAATATTCAGCCCTAAAAAAAGATTTCAGCTATTTAATAATATTTTTCATCATAATAATATTTCAGAATAA
- a CDS encoding branched-chain amino acid transporter permease has protein sequence MNNTEIFITALMIVIGTAFLRFLPFIIINKSLSENRYVQFLGKVLPYSMIALLVIYCLKDINIIKFPYALPELISIAIIIILHIIKRNVLIGIGAGTIIYMFLVQVIFV, from the coding sequence ATGAATAATACAGAAATATTTATAACAGCTTTGATGATTGTGATTGGAACTGCTTTTTTAAGGTTTCTTCCTTTTATTATAATAAATAAATCATTATCTGAAAATAGATATGTGCAGTTTTTAGGGAAAGTGCTTCCTTATTCTATGATAGCACTTCTTGTAATATATTGTTTGAAAGACATAAATATTATAAAATTTCCTTATGCCTTGCCGGAATTAATATCTATAGCAATTATAATAATTTTGCATATAATAAAAAGAAATGTACTTATAGGCATAGGAGCAGGAACTATAATTTATATGTTTTTGGTGCAGGTGATATTTGTATAA